The genomic stretch GCCCGCAGCCCCGGCCCGCGTGCGACCGGAGCACGTATTTCCCGGCGCCGGTCGCCGGATCCAGTTCCGCCCAGACCGTCTTGCGCGGCACCGGTCCGTGCCGCACACCCCAGCGGTCCGCCAACTCCTCGACCAGCAGCAGGCCGTAGCCACACTCGGCCGGTACGGTGGCGGCGGGCTGCGGAACGGGCAGTGCCTCACCACGCGTGTCGGTGACCTCGATGCGCAGAACTCCCTCGGCCGTCACCGCGAGAGCGAGCCGGAAGCTCCGGCCGGGAACTCGGCCGTGCAACGCGGCGTTCGCCGCCAGCTCGGCGACGATCAGCCGAGCGGGGTCCAACGGCAGCCCCCAGGAGCGCAGTTGCTCAGTTGCGAGCAGCCGGCCGAGGCGGGCGCCGCGCCGGGTCGCGGAAAGAGGGACGCAGAACTGGCGCGCCGAGACGTGGAGGGTGGAGATTTGCTCGTTCACGTCACTCAGCGTGTCCGAGCCTGCTTAGCCTGTGAAGAACGGCAGCCCGTGCGGACGGGGGCTGTCCGTGTGGTGTCCGGTTGCGTCCGGGCCGTACGGGGTGACTGGTGACGGGAGGGACAGCGAACGTGAGCGACTGGGACGCGGGGCTGGAGGATGACGAGGCCGGGGCGGTGATCCGTACGGTCTCGCGGCAGCTGAAGCTGTGGCGAGAGGCGGCCGGTCTCACCCAGGCCGAGTTCGGGGCGGCCATCGGCTACGGGGAGGAGCTGGTTTCCTCGGTGGAGCGGGGGCGGCGGATTCCCCGGCCGGAGTATCTGGACGCGGCGGATGAGGTGCTGGCTGCGGGCGGCAAGATCGCGGCGATGAAGCAGGACGTGGCGGAGCTTCGGTACCCGAAGAAGGTCCGGGACGTGAAGCGGCTGGAAGCCGAGGCGGTGGAGATCTGCTCCTACAACAACTCGATTGTGGACGGGCTCCTCCAGACCCGGGAGTACGCGCAGGCCGTCATCGGATCCCGGCGACCGCCCTTCACGGTGGATGAGTTGGAGCGACAGGTGGCCGCACGACTCGCTCGTCAGGAGATCATCAGCACCGCAACGGCCGAGCCACTCTTCAGTTTTGTGCTGTGCGAATCGACGCTACGGCGGCCGATCGGGGGCAAGATGGTCATGCGCGGGCAGCTCGAACGACTGTTGGAGGTGGCCCGGTTGCCCAACATCGACCTGCAAGTCCTCCCCCTCGGCAGCGAGGAGAACTCGGGGCTCGGCGGCCCCTTCCGGCTGCTGAAACTCAAGGACGGGGCGACCGTGGCACTGAGCGAAGCAGCGTTCATCAGCCGCGTGTTCTGCAACCCCAAGGAGACCACCGTCGGCGACATGCGCTATGGGATCATCCGAGCGCAGGCTCTCACGCCACGGGAGTCATTGGCCCTGATCGACAAAGTACTTGGAGAGACATGAGCCCCAAGCTGAAGTGGATAAAGAGCAGCTACAGCTCGGACGACGGCCCGTCCTGCGTCGAGGTCGCAACCGTCCCCGACCAGATCCTCGTCCGCGACTCCAAGAACCCCACCGGCCCCCGCCTCGCCCTCGCCCCCGCCGCCTGGGCGAGTTTCCTGCCGTACGCCTCGGAACACTGAGCGGGCGAAAAGCGCGGCGGAGTGCCCCCAGCAAGGAGCACTCCGCCACACCTCACGTCGTCGTACGACGCCTCCGCGCCCCCGGCCGCCGCTCGCTCGGCCGGGTCACCGGATCCCCCGCCTCCACCGCGGCAGCGCGCCGCTTCATGCCGAAGTCGGCCAGCGCCTCCGCCAGCTTGTGCACGGACGGTTCCGGCGCCATGACGTCCACCCGCAGCCCGTGCTCCTCGGCCGTCTTCGCCGTGGCCGGGCCGATGCACGCGATCACCGTCACGTTGTGCGGCTTGCCCGCGATGCCGACCAGGTTCCGGACCGTCGACGAGGACGTGAAGAGCACGGCGTCGAAGCCGCCGCCCTTGATCGCCTCGCGGGTGTCGGCCGGCGGAGGCGAGGCGCGGACCGTCCGGTAGGCGGTGACGTCGTCCACCTCCCAGCCCAGCTCGATCAGACCGGCGACCAGGGTCTCCGTGGCGATGTCCGCGCGCGGCAGGAAGACGCGGTCGATCGGGTCGAACACCGGGTCGTACGGCGGCCAGTCCTCCAGGAGACCCGCCGCGGACTGCTCACCGCTCGGCACCAGGTCCGGCTTCACGCCGAAAGCCACCAGCGCCTTCGCGGTCTGCTCGCCCACCGCGGCCACCTTGATACCCGCGAAGGCCCGGGCGTCGAGGCCGTACTCCTCGAACTTCTCCCGTACTGCCTTCACCGCGTTGACCGATGTGAAGGCGATCCACTCGTAGCGGCCGGTGACCAGGCCCTTGACCGCCCGCTCCATCTGCTGGGGCGTGCGCGGCGGCTCCACCGCGATCGTCGGGACCTCGTGCGGCACCGCGCCGTAGGACCGCAACTGGTCGGAGAGCGACGCCGCCTGCTCCTTCGTCCGCGGCACGAGCACCTTCCAGCCGAACAGCGGCTTGGACTCGAACCACGACAGCTGGTCGCGCCGGGCGGCGGCGGAACGCTCGCCGACCACGGCTATGACCGGCCGCCCGCCGTCCGGCGACGGCAGCACCTTCGCCTGCTTCAGCGTCTGCGCGATCGTGCCGAGCGTCGCCGTCCAGGTGCGCTGGCGGGTCGTCGTACCGGCGATCGTCACCGACAGGGGGGTGTCAGGCTTGCGGCCCGCCGAGACCAGCTCACCGGCCGCCGCGGCCACCGCGTCCAGGGTCGTGGACACGACGACCGTGCCGTCGGAGGCGCCCACCTCGGTCCAGCACCGGTCCGAGGCCGTACGGGCGTCCACGAACCGGACGTCTGCGCCCTGCGCGTCCCGCAGCGGCACGCCGGCGTACGCGGGCACTCCGACCGCGGCCGCGACGCCCGGGACGACCTCGAAGGGCACCCCGGCGGCGGCGCAGGCGAGCATTTCCTCGGCCGCGTACGTATCAAGTCCCGGGTCCCCGGACACCGCACGGACGACCCGCCTGCCGCCCCGCGCAGCCTCCATGACAAGATGAGCGGCATCCCGGGCAGCGGCCGGGAAAGCGGCGGTTGTTGACGTGCCGTCAACGACCGTCAGCTGGGGCGTGCCCGTGCCCGGCGGCGAGACCGAAGAAGGGGCTGTATTCGTCGGCGCGACGTCTGTCTGTACGACGGAGACGCCCTGTCGGGCGTGCGTCCGGATCACGTCGAGCACCTCGTGCTCGGCGACCAGGACGTCCGCGTTCGACAGCGCCTCCACGGCGCGCAGAGTCAGCAGTCCCGGATCTCCGGGTCCGGCACCGAGGAAGGTGACGTGCCCGTGTTCAGGACCGGCGGCAGGAAGGGCGGTGGGGCTCAATGTGCTCGCTCCCCCATCAGACCGGCCGCGCCCTGGGCGAGCATCTCGGCCGCGAGTTCGCGACCGAGTGCCAACGCTTGGGTCTCCGTCTGGGGCACGGAACCGGTGGTGGACAACTGCACCATGCGGGTGCCGTCGGTCGTGCCGACGACGCCGCGCAGGCGCATTTCCTTGACAATCTGCCCGTCGGCCAGCAGGTCGGCCAGCGCGCCCACAGGGGCGCTGCAGCCGGCCTCCAGGGCGGCGAGCAGTGACCGTTCGGCGGTCACGGCGGCCCGGGTGAACGGGTCGTCGAGCTCGCCGAGCGTGGCGATCAGGTCCGCGTTGTCCGCGGCACACTCGATCGCCAGTGCCCCCTGGCCGGGGGCGGGCAAAACCGTGTCGACCGACAGGAAGTCGGTCACTTCGTCGATGCGGCCGATCCGGTGCAGTCCGGCCGCGGCGAGCACGACGGCGTCCAGCTCGCCGTCCCGCACATACCCGATTCGGGTATCCACATTCCCCCGTATCGGGACCGTCTCGATGTCCAGACCGTGGGTGCGGGCGTACGCGTTCAGCTGCGCCATGCGGCGCGGCGAACCGGTGCCGATGCGCGACCCGCGCGGCAGGTCCGTGAACTTGAGGGCGTCGCGGGCGATGATCACGTCCCGCGGGTCCTCGCGCTGCGGTATCGCGGCCAGGACCAGTTCCTCGGGCTGCGCGGTGGGCAGGTCCTTGAGCGAATGAACCGCGAAGTCGACCTCGCCCCGCACCAGCGCGTCGCGCAGTGCCGTCACGAAGACGCCGGTGCCGCCGATCTGCGCCAGGTGCTCGCGGGAGGTGTCGCCGTATGTGGTGATCTCGACCAGTTCGACGGGCCGCCCGGTCACCTGGCGGACGGTCTCCGCCACCTGACCGGACTGGGCCATGGCGAGTTTGCTCCGCCTGGTCCCCAGTCTCAGTGCCTTGTCAGTCATGCCGGTCGGTCCTTCTTGTCTGTGCTGTCCCCGGCCCGGGAGACGGCGGCGACCGTCTCGGGGTCGAGGTCGAACAGGGTGCGCAGCGCGTCCGCGTACCCGGCACCGCCGGGCTCGGCCGCGAGCTGCTTGACCCGTACGGTCGGCGCGTGCAG from Streptomyces roseochromogenus subsp. oscitans DS 12.976 encodes the following:
- a CDS encoding uroporphyrinogen-III synthase, with the protein product MSPTALPAAGPEHGHVTFLGAGPGDPGLLTLRAVEALSNADVLVAEHEVLDVIRTHARQGVSVVQTDVAPTNTAPSSVSPPGTGTPQLTVVDGTSTTAAFPAAARDAAHLVMEAARGGRRVVRAVSGDPGLDTYAAEEMLACAAAGVPFEVVPGVAAAVGVPAYAGVPLRDAQGADVRFVDARTASDRCWTEVGASDGTVVVSTTLDAVAAAAGELVSAGRKPDTPLSVTIAGTTTRQRTWTATLGTIAQTLKQAKVLPSPDGGRPVIAVVGERSAAARRDQLSWFESKPLFGWKVLVPRTKEQAASLSDQLRSYGAVPHEVPTIAVEPPRTPQQMERAVKGLVTGRYEWIAFTSVNAVKAVREKFEEYGLDARAFAGIKVAAVGEQTAKALVAFGVKPDLVPSGEQSAAGLLEDWPPYDPVFDPIDRVFLPRADIATETLVAGLIELGWEVDDVTAYRTVRASPPPADTREAIKGGGFDAVLFTSSSTVRNLVGIAGKPHNVTVIACIGPATAKTAEEHGLRVDVMAPEPSVHKLAEALADFGMKRRAAAVEAGDPVTRPSERRPGARRRRTTT
- the hemC gene encoding hydroxymethylbilane synthase — translated: MTDKALRLGTRRSKLAMAQSGQVAETVRQVTGRPVELVEITTYGDTSREHLAQIGGTGVFVTALRDALVRGEVDFAVHSLKDLPTAQPEELVLAAIPQREDPRDVIIARDALKFTDLPRGSRIGTGSPRRMAQLNAYARTHGLDIETVPIRGNVDTRIGYVRDGELDAVVLAAAGLHRIGRIDEVTDFLSVDTVLPAPGQGALAIECAADNADLIATLGELDDPFTRAAVTAERSLLAALEAGCSAPVGALADLLADGQIVKEMRLRGVVGTTDGTRMVQLSTTGSVPQTETQALALGRELAAEMLAQGAAGLMGERAH
- a CDS encoding DUF397 domain-containing protein is translated as MSPKLKWIKSSYSSDDGPSCVEVATVPDQILVRDSKNPTGPRLALAPAAWASFLPYASEH
- a CDS encoding helix-turn-helix domain-containing protein, with product MSDWDAGLEDDEAGAVIRTVSRQLKLWREAAGLTQAEFGAAIGYGEELVSSVERGRRIPRPEYLDAADEVLAAGGKIAAMKQDVAELRYPKKVRDVKRLEAEAVEICSYNNSIVDGLLQTREYAQAVIGSRRPPFTVDELERQVAARLARQEIISTATAEPLFSFVLCESTLRRPIGGKMVMRGQLERLLEVARLPNIDLQVLPLGSEENSGLGGPFRLLKLKDGATVALSEAAFISRVFCNPKETTVGDMRYGIIRAQALTPRESLALIDKVLGET
- a CDS encoding ATP-binding protein — protein: MSDVNEQISTLHVSARQFCVPLSATRRGARLGRLLATEQLRSWGLPLDPARLIVAELAANAALHGRVPGRSFRLALAVTAEGVLRIEVTDTRGEALPVPQPAATVPAECGYGLLLVEELADRWGVRHGPVPRKTVWAELDPATGAGKYVLRSHAGRGCGR